acatttAACTTTGGAAATTGGATAGCAACACTTCAAGGTGAGCACGTTGGAGGAGAGAACCACACAGGGGTGtcacagtgcaggcagtgtggtagcactggggcctgtggggGACCTTGCAAAttattcagattgccacctcaTAACTACACCTGCGTTCAAAGATCTCACATTAGATTAAAAATAGTGCCGTTTGCTATTGGGCTATATGCCCTCAAaaatgcaaacccatctccatcatgcttttcctttcttttctggTTAAAATAGTCGGTAGCAATCTATACCAACATTttatgcttattctacatgcACCATACTGGAACCACAGCACACATATTCCACACAAGGCCTCCATTCAAGAAGTGACTCCAGTTGTTTAATCTCTGTCAGCTGCTTATTACTGTCAGATTTTCAATGCTAACAAATGTCCTCTGTGAAAAGCTACTGCTAATTGCTATTCAGCTTATTAACTACATTCCAAACTGTGATTTACTGTAGTTGAATTTCTGTGTCAATATTACAAAACCAACTGAGCATAGACTAAGAGATTCCTTAGTAAATGATCACATGGGCAATTTTTACAGCAGCGACTTTGACTggtaaaagcacaggtgtacCACTAACATTAGCAGTGGATCTGTTCTGTTTAGTTGTCCAAGCAAGCACAACACCAGAGCCctcaaactgaagcagccaAACGGAATCCAGCCATCATTCATTGTATTAtgtacacctgtgcttttcctactgggACATCtcaaaatgtcctctgtgaaaAGGGCCTTTTGATAAGGAAaagtagaaaagaaaaaaatattgaacaaaaagacaacacttttgtttttgctcagaTTCACAGATTTAAGtcaaagatctaagactttttttctgcaatcaacagaaacatttctctcacattttggtcacaaatgtgttaaaaaatctgtgtcagTGAGCACTTCACCTTTTCCATGATATTCCATTCTcttgacaggtgtggcatatcgaGGTGTGCTtaggatggtcacaataaaaggtcactctaaaatgtgcagtttgatcacacaacacaatgacacagatgTCACATGTTCTGAGAGAGCATACCATTGGCATgatgactgcaggaatgtccaccagaacTGTGGCCTGTGATCTGAAAGCTCGTTTCACTACTACACTACAATTCCAGGAAAAGCACTAGAAGAACTAAAAACATTAAGGCAATGGAGAAATCAATCATGTTATTAGTGACACCGGTGTTTGACAAGTCAAAAAGACGTTAAAATGTCTATACTGGGACCTATGGTGGGACAGTAGAGCAGCGTGCACGGCTGAGTTGAGAGCTCCCTCACGCCAACACAATTTACTCCGCCAAAACtcgacaaacaaacacagaagggccttaaaaaaacacagagaatcAGTGTAGGTacaactaaaacaaacaaaacaaaatcctaGGAAATCAAGTTAAGGAAATAAGCCACCCGACCGACGGAAAGAGTATGCTACCACCTGAAGCTAATGATGCCACGGCGTTATCCCAAACCAGCCTGGATGGCATTAGCAAACAGATTCAGACCTTGCAAAACGAACTGAAATCAGACCTGAAATTGGTCAAAGACGAGATTATGACCAGAATGAGAAATGAATTGTCAGAGCTGACAAGATGACATTGACCACAAATTTGCTAAAATAACTACAATGATAGGAGAGCAGGGAGAAAAGATGGATGCTGCTTTAACTTGCACTGGGGAAGTTGAAGCATGGAGCTCCGAAGCTAATTGTGCACTGCAGTAATTAATGACAGAGCAGCAAGGACTGATGGACAAATTAGACTAGATGCAAGGTCCAGAAGGAACAACCTATATAGTGCACAGGAGGAAGCAGAGTCAAAGTGGGATTCGATGGCACAGTTCATGGATAAATGGTTCTGCGAGGAACTCTTAATAAATGCAGATTTCCGGATACAACGCACCCACAGAGCTCTGGTGCCAAAACCTAAAGCAGGTCAACCTCCCAGATAAATCGTCCTCAACTTTCAGTACAAACTTGGTACTCTACTGGAAAACAACTAAAATTGGTAAATTAACTTGGTCTATTAAGATGGATTGCATTTGAACCAAATTTGAACCAGGAACAACTGACACCAGATTTAAGCAATGGGCAGAAAGGGGCATAACAGCCATATGCTAAGTAATTAATAAGTGTGAAATGATAAGCTTTTaagaactaaaaaaaaacacatatcaaATAGTAAATCAGGACTGAATTAGATACTTACAGATGAGGGAtcattacaacaacaacaacaaaaacaagaaaggagaggaagaaagtcACCCAATCATTAAGATGTTGGTACAAGCATATAGTAAGGCTACATCCAGAACAGTGTCAATCCTGCACCATTGTCTGATGACTCTAAACATGACACAACATTATATGTAAAAATCAAATGGGAAAAAGAACTGGGTGAGGAAATCCCAAAAAGGATGTGGTATGACGTGTGGAAATTTCACCTGAACACGACACAATCACAAGGGTGGAGAGAGTTTATTTGGAAGAGCCAGattctgtattttattgcacctaaaattaaaagtaaacaaacaaagattCAACAACCATGCTGGAGATTATGCAAGGACATGGaaccaaaccacacacacattttgtggAGTTGCATGAAAATACAACCTTTCTGGGATGGTATACATTTTGTTCTTTGTGAGGTCTTGGGTGATAAAATCCCACAAACATGTCTTGTACTGTGCTTGGGACACATGGAGTGAACGGTGAACAAGAGAGATCAATATTTGGTCAAGATCCTTCTTGCCGCTGGAAAGGAAGCAATTACAAAGAACTGGCTGAAGATGGACGCTCCAAATCACAAACAATGGCTGACCATCATAGATGATATTCAGGAGAGGGAGAATCTTACATACAGGGTACGGATGAAGtacaatttgaaaaaaaaacagggaaaatgGTTAAACTAtttacaaaaagacaacaatatAGACAATAACGCTGTCTAGGTAGAAGTTGGACTTGTTTATTCCCGCAGGCTCTGTtcatctgtttcttttgttatgTTTccaaagttttttgttttacatatatGTTCAAGCATTTTCTGCTGAAAATCCTTTAGATTTCCCGCCTACTTGAGGTATTACTCAGAAACAACTTCAAAAAGCAATGAAGTaaagggaagaaagaaaatacaaacaatatGATAAGGTAAACTACAACCAGgacaatttatttgttttaattattgaaaatTGCACTTGAATTCTATTTACCCTGCATTGTGACATCCTGGAGGAGAGGCAAAGTGGTTTGGTGGGTTGTTTGGGAATTCAGACCTGACCCGTTTTTACCTTTACTTGAGACATGCTACTGGAGTTTTGGTTTCAAAATGTATTGATTAAGGACTCTAGAGAGGAAATCCAGGAGGTGTGGCTGAACAAAAAATTTGGAAATATCATGATGGACTAGATGGGATTTGTTTCATGTGAGAATGTACTTTATTCTGTGGACAAATCAATTAAAAGTATAAGTGAAAAAAATGTCTACACTAAATCTTTGTACTAAAGCTAATACTGCATGTACTTAAATGTTCATGACATCATTACTCAAATCACGTCAATATGAATAGAAATTAAAAGGATGATTATGTCCCAGTTTGGATACTTTTTACTTAAGTCTACCCAGAAGAGTTGTGTTCAAactgtattgtatttttatgaacctgcattaaaaataaactctTGAACTACGGAACAtgcccactggtaggaggcccttattcgcattcaaagtacaaaaaaagttCGAATcaatttgttttcactgtgattAAGAAAATGGTCAGCAAGCCACTTGGCACCCTACCAAGGGCCAGATTTGGCTCACGGGCTGTAAACTCAGTATCACTGCACTAGATCTTTTAGACATCACTTTATACCatcttgttgttgctgtgagctttatttcttttttgttattacaaATTCATATAAACTTTATCCATGCATTACATTCCCATAGACACAACAGTTCAACTCAGCACTGCTGTTCTTTAGTTGTTTTATCCCCCAGTCGTTTGCTGAAGTTTAACATTTGTTGGAGAAGGAGTGTGCTGACTTTTTCTaactgtagtctcctggtctgCAGGTCATTCATCATGGCCCTAAACGACACCAACAGAACACTATCTCTGCTCTTACAGTCCTGAGTTACCAATGAATCCTCTTTCCATGCTTCCTGTAAGCTCTCAAATAAGACCTTTATGTCCTTCCTGAACTGGTGAACCTCCTGCCAGTATCTGTCTTTGTTCCTCCTGGCTCTGCTAACATCCTCTGTCATCTGTGTGATATGTAGATGCAGCCTGCTGTTCTCCATGCTGACCTGCTCCGGTTTCATGCTATTGTCATAGATGCTCATCTCTACAGTTCTCAGCTCTGAGGCCTGTTTGTCTAGCAAGTCCATGTAACATCCTCGCATGTCCTCCAGCTCAGCCTTCATTTCCTCTAtgggctgaagcagagagaCAGTTTTCTCCTTTAGCCCCTGAATCCGCAGCTCCAGATCCTCCCTCGTCGTCCTCAGCTCGTAGGTCAGCGTTGTCAGTCTCTGGTGCCTGGATTGCTCTTCATTCCACTTTGCTTCCACCTCCTTCAGCATCTCCTCTttgtcctccacctccctctgcTTCACCTCGTAGCTCCTCATGATGCTCTCGGTCTCTGCAATGCACTGATCCATTTCCTCATGGTGTTTAGTCTCTCTTTGTCTGAACTCCACCTCACACTGGGTCACATGGCTCATCAGCAAGTCAGCACTTGTGCTCTTGGGCTGACGCTTTTGGAGTGCGGCTTCCTCTTGTCGAAGTTCCTCGTATCTCCTCCAGGTAATGCTGATTTCAGAGGTCATCTTTGCCACGTGCTCCTCctgcttcctcttctcctcctccaaaaGCCTTGTTAGccacctcttctcctcctcaaaaTCGCTaatgttcttcttctctgtatCCATGTTATCGCACAGCTCCTCCTGATTCCTCTGAAACACACGCTTTGTGATGGTGTCAACTTCCAGGAGTTCTTTATTCTGCTTGTCCATCTCTTTGATCTCCTTACTGTGTTTGACTATGGAGGAAACACACTCCTCCAGCTGCAGCTTGGATcgctccagctgctgtgagatgTGGGAATGCTCTGCCCTAACTTCATTCTCTTCATCTTGCTGTTGCTTGAATATCTCATAGATCTGAGCCAGGGTGTCCAGACAGACTAGTCTTGATGTTCGTCCCTCCTCTATTTTACCCTCCAGTGTTACAATTTCCTCTTTAAGATGCTGGACAGCAACACTCAAGGCTTCCCCTAATTCACACAACTCCTTTTTCAGCATTTCTCTCTGTTGATTCTCCCCCTGTAGCTGTTTCTCATACTGGCACCGAGATGCTGCCAGTTTTTGTATATTGCTCTCCAACTTAGTCATGACAATCATGAGCTCACCCAGATGGTCACTGGTTTCTCGTTTCCTGTCATTAAGTCTGTCTAACTCTTTTCTGCTCCTCCTGATCGCTTGCTTCTGCTGCGTAATTTTCTCCTTGGCCTGGTCCACCTCTCTGGACAGGCTGTCTTTTTTCACAGTGAAAGTCTCTCTCTCCAACACCATCTTTTGCTGCAGTGTTAATTTATCCTCTTCGACAGCAGCAATGCAGGACTTCAGGTCCTCTGTCTGATGCCGAGACTGATCCAGCTGCATCTGTAAGCCATACTTTAAGGTGATTTGCTCATTCTGAGCAGCAATGATCTCTTCATGTTCAGCCGTCATCTGTTCTCGCTCTGGATGCAGTACTTTGTTCTGGCTCAAGAAGGCTTCCTGCCTCTTCTCAGTGGCTTCTTGAAGCTGAGAAACTGTGTGGAGGTTTTTGTGCAGCTGCTCTATCTCCTCAGCTTTAGATGCCCGGGCTGCTGCAACATCAGCCATAATATTCTGGCTCATTCTATCTCTTATATTGTTGATTTGGTGTCTTAGCTTGCTGTTTTCTATGGTTTCCACTTCTAAATGTTCATAAGCTGCACGGCGGTCCGCCTCCAGTTCAGTGATAGCAGATGTTATCCCCGTCAGGTGGAGGCTGGCTTCAGGTGAGAATGGTATCCCTTCCTCTTTGAGCTGCTTGTCCAGCTCCTTCAAATGCTCGAGGGCCACCATAACGGCCGGGGAATCGGGGACCAGGCAAGACGCCATTTTTTCCccgtgttttttttgtttgtttgtttttaatttttagtcTATGTTGGTCTTGTGCTTCAAGGTGTGTCTGCAGTTTGAAGCTCAGTTAGCTGCCACTACCGATAACTTGTACATggagtcaccatggcaacagctgCCCCACCGGAAAGAAGACGGCATGCTACGGCAAGTCCGCGAGGTCATAATGTTTTACGCAGCGGCTGTCTTTAATCTAATAGTCAGTAAGTGAAACCCAGCAACTGTCGTCACTAGAGTTGTAGCTCACCGCAAGAAACTGTGATAAAACAGACAAGTCGTGTGGCCTGCATAAAGAAGCATGAAAGATGTGTGGTCCTAAGAGGCAGCCCATCGCGACCTATGTCCTATAAAACACCGCGATATTAATGTTGGAATCTCATCAGTTCAGGATTGGTGCTTACCTGAAATATGTACCAACACACGAGCAGACATCTGAAACAACCTCGGCTTCCAAGGACGTGTGTATGAGCTGGAAACACAAGTTAGGCTCACCCGGTATGATGACTAACGCCTGTCTGTAGTGGCAGCAGCAGGAAACGCGAAGCCCCGCGTTGCCAGTTTGGGAGATTTCacgtaagtaagtaagtaaagtttttaaaaagtgggCGCGGGTATTGGTGAGGGTCGGACAGATTCTTTTCACTGTGTCAATTCCTTCGAGTTGATATATGTAAATGCACTGAACCTTTTgaattttgatacattttgcaAAATATGTAGTTTCTCTTTGACAGTCCGTTATAGTGCAAGTTCGGCAGCTCGTGCTGCCCAGCCCACAAAACTTGTCTTCAGTGCATTATCAGTCATCATGTATAAGTTTAcattattaaaagtaaaatattcatttaatgCACTGCCTCAGTATCCCACTTGTAGGCTCC
The window above is part of the Epinephelus moara isolate mb chromosome 5, YSFRI_EMoa_1.0, whole genome shotgun sequence genome. Proteins encoded here:
- the ccdc175 gene encoding coiled-coil domain-containing protein 175 — encoded protein: MASCLVPDSPAVMVALEHLKELDKQLKEEGIPFSPEASLHLTGITSAITELEADRRAAYEHLEVETIENSKLRHQINNIRDRMSQNIMADVAAARASKAEEIEQLHKNLHTVSQLQEATEKRQEAFLSQNKVLHPEREQMTAEHEEIIAAQNEQITLKYGLQMQLDQSRHQTEDLKSCIAAVEEDKLTLQQKMVLERETFTVKKDSLSREVDQAKEKITQQKQAIRRSRKELDRLNDRKRETSDHLGELMIVMTKLESNIQKLAASRCQYEKQLQGENQQREMLKKELCELGEALSVAVQHLKEEIVTLEGKIEEGRTSRLVCLDTLAQIYEIFKQQQDEENEVRAEHSHISQQLERSKLQLEECVSSIVKHSKEIKEMDKQNKELLEVDTITKRVFQRNQEELCDNMDTEKKNISDFEEEKRWLTRLLEEEKRKQEEHVAKMTSEISITWRRYEELRQEEAALQKRQPKSTSADLLMSHVTQCEVEFRQRETKHHEEMDQCIAETESIMRSYEVKQREVEDKEEMLKEVEAKWNEEQSRHQRLTTLTYELRTTREDLELRIQGLKEKTVSLLQPIEEMKAELEDMRGCYMDLLDKQASELRTVEMSIYDNSMKPEQVSMENSRLHLHITQMTEDVSRARRNKDRYWQEVHQFRKDIKVLFESLQEAWKEDSLVTQDCKSRDSVLLVSFRAMMNDLQTRRLQLEKVSTLLLQQMLNFSKRLGDKTTKEQQC